In a single window of the Candidatus Nanosynbacter featherlites genome:
- the tyrS gene encoding tyrosine--tRNA ligase — MQLSEELQWRGFWNQTTFTNDKLIDSENFTLYLGTDPSADSLHVGHLAVYMMVRHFLERGHKVFLLVGGGTGMIGDMRDTEERSLLSYAEIEHNKRALKAQVSQIFAGRDFTLVDNADWLGNLELLPFLRDIGKNFNMADLIGREFFKARIDNGKGLSFAEFTYTLLQGYDFWHLFKHHGVNLQIGGSDQWGNLVSGVELIRKKENAEVYAMTAPLLINKSTGRKFGKSEGGAVWLDENKTSVYKFYQFWLNVDDESAIEYMKIFTMLDRDTIEAIAENHAVNPGARSAQKVLAREVTDIVHGVNRRESVERVTEVLFGGGDFRQLSDDDLDALAQEIPRVDVGVGVIEALVVSGAVSSNGQAKRLLKSGAISLNGEKIAEDQAINTTSLLKKGKNTFVLIMEGEE, encoded by the coding sequence ATGCAGTTATCAGAGGAATTACAGTGGCGCGGGTTTTGGAACCAGACCACATTCACCAATGACAAGCTTATCGATTCGGAGAATTTCACGCTCTATTTGGGGACAGATCCGTCGGCTGACAGTTTGCATGTCGGGCACTTGGCGGTTTACATGATGGTGCGGCATTTTTTGGAGCGCGGTCACAAGGTGTTTCTGTTGGTTGGTGGCGGCACGGGTATGATTGGCGATATGCGCGACACCGAGGAGCGGAGCCTGCTTTCTTATGCAGAAATTGAGCATAATAAACGAGCCTTAAAAGCCCAGGTGTCGCAAATTTTTGCGGGACGCGATTTTACCTTGGTGGACAATGCGGATTGGCTGGGCAATTTGGAATTGTTGCCGTTCCTTCGCGACATTGGCAAGAATTTCAACATGGCAGATTTGATTGGTCGTGAATTTTTCAAGGCACGCATCGACAACGGCAAGGGGTTGAGCTTTGCGGAATTTACCTACACCTTGCTGCAGGGCTATGATTTCTGGCACTTATTCAAACATCACGGTGTCAATTTGCAAATCGGCGGTTCCGACCAGTGGGGTAATTTGGTTTCAGGCGTGGAGTTGATCCGCAAAAAAGAAAATGCTGAAGTTTACGCCATGACCGCACCACTGCTCATCAACAAGTCAACTGGGCGCAAATTTGGCAAATCCGAAGGCGGCGCCGTGTGGCTGGATGAAAATAAAACCAGCGTGTACAAGTTCTATCAATTCTGGCTGAACGTTGACGACGAAAGCGCCATTGAATACATGAAGATTTTCACCATGCTTGATCGCGACACCATTGAGGCTATCGCTGAAAACCACGCGGTCAATCCAGGTGCGCGCTCGGCGCAAAAAGTCTTGGCACGCGAAGTCACCGACATCGTTCACGGTGTTAATCGGCGCGAATCAGTGGAGCGGGTGACGGAAGTATTGTTTGGTGGCGGTGATTTCCGGCAATTGTCGGATGATGATTTGGACGCTTTGGCTCAGGAAATTCCGCGCGTTGATGTCGGCGTCGGCGTGATTGAAGCATTGGTGGTGTCTGGTGCGGTCAGTTCCAATGGTCAAGCAAAACGCCTGCTAAAATCTGGCGCCATTAGCCTCAACGGCGAAAAAATAGCCGAAGACCAAGCCATTAACACCACATCACTGCTCAAAAAGGGTAAAAATACATTTGTGCTAATCATGGAGGGAGAAGAATAA
- a CDS encoding HAD-IIB family hydrolase — protein sequence MKKIIAFDSDDTIVLSKMPATPRMAGLLAELLKHYDVCIISGTDFEGVIYPNTVRQIEQVPGVDLSRLHIMPTCGTRYYRFQDGEWRLQYQEDLTEEQKARIFEAIETSAKELDMWVDNPAGEIIEDRLSQVTYSALGQKATPEDKYAWAEANKEKRKLLNDAVKARIPEFEIRTAGTTSLDVTKPGIDKAYGMKKLMEATGVTKEEILFFGDKLEEGGNDFPVKNMGIDCIAVERWEDTAYALEGINAVS from the coding sequence ATGAAGAAAATTATTGCGTTTGATTCAGACGACACCATTGTCCTGTCAAAAATGCCAGCGACACCACGCATGGCTGGTTTATTGGCAGAATTATTGAAACATTACGACGTGTGTATCATTTCTGGTACTGATTTTGAAGGGGTGATCTATCCAAACACTGTTAGACAAATCGAACAAGTTCCGGGCGTTGACCTCAGTCGACTGCACATCATGCCGACCTGTGGTACTCGGTACTATCGTTTCCAAGACGGTGAGTGGCGATTACAATATCAGGAGGATTTGACCGAAGAACAAAAAGCTCGGATTTTTGAGGCAATTGAAACCTCAGCTAAAGAGCTTGATATGTGGGTGGACAATCCAGCTGGTGAGATCATTGAAGACCGTCTCAGTCAGGTAACGTATTCTGCACTAGGCCAAAAAGCCACACCTGAGGATAAATATGCGTGGGCTGAAGCCAACAAGGAAAAACGAAAATTACTCAACGATGCCGTCAAAGCACGTATTCCAGAATTTGAAATTCGGACGGCAGGCACCACCAGCTTGGATGTTACCAAGCCTGGCATTGACAAGGCGTACGGCATGAAGAAACTAATGGAAGCGACAGGTGTAACCAAAGAGGAGATCCTATTCTTCGGCGATAAACTGGAAGAAGGTGGTAATGATTTTCCGGTCAAAAACATGGGCATTGACTGCATTGCTGTGGAGCGTTGGGAAGACACCGCCTACGCGCTGGAAGGCATCAACGCTGTTTCGTAG
- the radA gene encoding DNA repair protein RadA: MARAKSQFICQQCGASYPKWVGKCENCGEWNSLVEQLPVDTGASAVARSSGKGKALTTLKLSETATETKQARLATGIADLDAVLGGGFLPGGVVLVAGQPGIGKSTLLAQVAAFVARQQPVLYVSGEESVSQVKLRAERLGAVDSENLQLASSNSAEDIAASIQTGQYDLVIVDSIQTLSLAEIASAPGSVSQITNSSNVIIRAAKASNTAVILVGHVTKEGSIAGPKVLEHLVDVVLNFEGDRYGGFRVVRAQKNRYGSTNEAAIFEMHEDGLQIVANPSASLLAERQNLDGSIVLATMEGARPLLVEIQALVNPTNFGYPKRAASGFDLNRLNLLVAVLEKRTKLNLSDKDIYINVVGGLKLSDPAADLAVAMAIASASAGRKLSDEAVVFGEVGLGGEVRSAQGWHARVKEAKKLGFIYAIAPKTHKDAFVRGVGDLRQALIDYLQ, from the coding sequence ATGGCCCGGGCAAAATCACAATTCATTTGCCAACAGTGTGGCGCTAGCTATCCGAAATGGGTTGGCAAGTGTGAAAATTGTGGTGAGTGGAACTCGCTGGTTGAGCAACTACCAGTCGATACTGGTGCGTCGGCGGTAGCCCGCAGCAGCGGTAAGGGCAAGGCGCTCACCACGCTCAAGCTCAGCGAAACGGCTACTGAAACTAAACAGGCGCGACTGGCAACCGGCATTGCTGACCTTGACGCGGTGCTCGGCGGCGGCTTTTTGCCAGGCGGCGTGGTGCTAGTGGCGGGGCAGCCGGGAATTGGCAAAAGTACCCTGCTGGCACAAGTCGCGGCGTTTGTTGCTCGGCAGCAACCGGTGCTCTATGTCAGTGGCGAAGAGTCGGTGTCGCAGGTCAAATTGCGGGCTGAGCGGCTGGGTGCGGTCGACTCGGAGAACTTACAATTGGCGTCCAGTAATAGCGCCGAAGACATCGCGGCGTCCATCCAGACTGGCCAGTATGATCTGGTGATCGTCGATTCCATCCAGACATTGTCACTGGCAGAAATTGCTTCAGCGCCAGGCTCAGTCAGTCAAATCACCAATTCATCCAACGTCATCATTCGCGCCGCCAAAGCCTCGAATACCGCAGTGATTTTGGTTGGCCACGTCACCAAAGAAGGCTCAATTGCCGGGCCGAAAGTTCTGGAGCATTTGGTTGACGTGGTGCTGAATTTTGAGGGTGATCGCTACGGTGGTTTTCGCGTAGTGCGGGCGCAGAAAAATCGCTATGGTTCGACCAATGAGGCGGCAATTTTTGAGATGCATGAGGACGGTCTACAGATTGTGGCTAATCCATCGGCTAGTTTGCTAGCGGAGCGGCAAAATCTCGACGGCTCCATCGTCCTCGCGACCATGGAGGGGGCGCGGCCGCTATTGGTGGAGATTCAGGCGCTGGTCAATCCGACGAATTTTGGCTATCCCAAGCGGGCGGCTAGTGGCTTTGATCTCAACCGCTTGAATTTGTTAGTGGCGGTGCTGGAAAAGCGCACCAAGCTTAATCTCTCCGACAAAGATATTTACATCAACGTGGTTGGCGGCCTGAAACTCAGCGATCCAGCGGCGGACTTGGCGGTCGCCATGGCCATTGCCTCAGCCTCGGCTGGCCGCAAACTGAGCGACGAAGCGGTGGTGTTTGGTGAAGTCGGTTTGGGCGGTGAAGTCCGCTCAGCTCAAGGCTGGCACGCCCGCGTCAAAGAGGCGAAGAAGCTCGGTTTTATCTACGCCATTGCGCCCAAAACTCACAAGGACGCATTCGTGCGCGGCGTCGGCGATCTCAGACAAGCGCTAATTGATTATTTACAATAA
- a CDS encoding PIN/TRAM domain-containing protein, which yields MEKTIELLIIIMLLAIMAEIYLLVKPRRHAGSSTQMPILVDTSVLMDGRVVDLAKTGFLLGQIIVPRSVLIELQLLADGADHAKRERARFGMDAMKELKDVLGGSFTLLDDATRIPEGVDNRLLQLAKEMNAAILTLDYNLNKVAQVEGIQILNINELAKSLRMSYLPGDELVLELTQKGQDSHQAVGYLHDGTMVVVEQAKKFLGQKKRIEIIRSLQTDAGKMMFAKVVEQTTPPEPTRQTAVVTKRRSAGRKVQTGPEAPAKKTAKKPAVKAQKPSQQTRRRSTATKTSAQREAELIRLANSQDD from the coding sequence ATGGAAAAAACAATCGAACTTCTTATCATTATCATGCTGCTGGCTATCATGGCGGAGATATATTTGCTGGTCAAGCCGCGGCGGCACGCAGGCAGCAGCACGCAAATGCCGATTCTGGTTGATACCTCGGTGTTAATGGATGGCCGAGTGGTTGATTTGGCAAAGACTGGGTTCCTATTGGGGCAGATTATCGTGCCGCGCAGTGTGCTGATCGAACTACAGCTATTGGCTGACGGTGCTGATCATGCCAAGCGCGAACGCGCCCGCTTTGGTATGGACGCCATGAAAGAACTCAAAGATGTATTGGGCGGCTCGTTCACGTTGCTTGACGATGCGACGCGCATTCCTGAGGGTGTTGATAACCGCCTGTTGCAGCTCGCTAAGGAAATGAACGCTGCTATTTTGACACTGGACTACAACCTGAACAAGGTGGCGCAAGTCGAAGGCATTCAGATTCTCAATATCAATGAGCTAGCCAAGAGTTTACGCATGAGTTACTTACCCGGCGATGAGCTGGTGCTTGAATTAACGCAAAAAGGCCAGGATTCTCATCAGGCGGTTGGCTACTTGCATGACGGTACCATGGTGGTGGTTGAGCAAGCCAAAAAGTTCCTGGGCCAGAAAAAGCGCATTGAAATCATTCGTAGCTTGCAGACTGACGCTGGTAAAATGATGTTTGCGAAGGTTGTTGAACAAACGACTCCGCCAGAGCCAACGCGACAAACAGCTGTAGTGACAAAACGTCGTTCTGCTGGTCGGAAAGTGCAGACTGGTCCAGAAGCGCCAGCCAAGAAGACTGCTAAAAAGCCAGCGGTAAAAGCTCAGAAGCCATCGCAGCAAACTCGTCGTCGCTCTACAGCTACAAAAACATCAGCCCAGCGCGAGGCTGAGCTGATTAGGTTGGCGAATAGCCAAGACGATTAA
- the nusA gene encoding transcription termination factor NusA codes for MEDLNIKQLTLALRTIAEEKNLPEETVLEVIEQAIAAAWRRDNGTREQLVRASLNINSGTAVVSVVKTVVEEVENDVNQMSLDEAKTVDPAAELGSEVTVETHNVTTFGRVAAQTAKQVILQRLREAEREVVLAEFEDKIGTVVTGTIQRVEPRVVRIELGKAVGIMPQSEQIPGEYYGVGRRIKVYIKDIEREGRGPQLILSRGNEEFVRFLFSQEVPEMETGAVEIKAIAREAGRRTKLAVASALPGVDPVGTFVGGHGTRVQAVMNEIGEQEKIDIIPFEEDAAGFIANAMSPAEVLSVTVNEDEKRATVYVSEDQQSVAIGRAGQNVRLASRLTGYELDIEAKAAAKPAENKPRKNVEDSLFNAIEETAE; via the coding sequence ATGGAAGATTTGAACATTAAGCAGTTGACGTTAGCGTTGCGGACGATTGCTGAGGAAAAGAACCTACCAGAAGAGACAGTTCTAGAGGTAATCGAGCAGGCCATCGCCGCAGCGTGGCGGCGTGACAACGGTACCCGTGAGCAGCTGGTGCGCGCTAGCCTAAACATCAATAGTGGCACGGCTGTGGTGTCGGTTGTCAAAACCGTGGTTGAAGAAGTTGAAAATGACGTCAATCAAATGAGCCTCGACGAAGCTAAAACCGTTGACCCGGCAGCTGAGCTGGGCAGCGAAGTGACGGTCGAGACCCACAACGTGACGACATTTGGCCGGGTGGCAGCCCAGACCGCCAAGCAGGTGATCTTGCAGCGGTTGCGTGAGGCAGAGCGTGAGGTGGTGCTGGCAGAATTTGAAGATAAAATTGGCACGGTGGTAACCGGTACGATTCAGCGGGTTGAGCCGCGCGTGGTGCGGATTGAGCTGGGTAAAGCAGTTGGCATCATGCCGCAGTCCGAGCAGATTCCTGGCGAATACTACGGGGTTGGCCGCCGCATCAAAGTATACATCAAGGACATCGAACGCGAAGGTCGCGGTCCGCAGTTGATCTTGAGCCGCGGCAATGAAGAATTTGTGCGGTTCTTGTTCAGTCAGGAAGTGCCAGAGATGGAAACGGGCGCCGTGGAAATCAAAGCCATTGCTCGCGAGGCTGGTCGCCGCACTAAACTAGCGGTCGCATCGGCGCTGCCAGGCGTTGACCCAGTCGGTACCTTTGTCGGTGGTCACGGCACGCGTGTTCAGGCGGTGATGAACGAAATTGGCGAGCAGGAAAAAATTGATATCATTCCGTTTGAGGAAGACGCGGCTGGCTTCATCGCCAATGCCATGAGTCCGGCGGAAGTGCTGAGCGTGACGGTCAATGAAGACGAAAAGCGAGCAACCGTCTATGTCAGCGAGGATCAGCAATCAGTGGCCATCGGCCGGGCTGGGCAGAATGTTCGCTTGGCAAGTCGGCTGACCGGTTATGAACTAGACATCGAGGCAAAGGCGGCTGCTAAACCAGCTGAAAACAAGCCTCGCAAGAACGTAGAAGATAGTCTGTTCAATGCCATTGAGGAAACAGCAGAATAA
- a CDS encoding transglycosylase domain-containing protein: MNKSSTNSSNKSPSSSRKSATKRLSLYANLAHKRKVKKDKDSRERAEYLASLPKHPVKRFFYRLHPKRLANYWFSKRGAKMALKIAGVTLLLMILFIGGLFAYFRKDLDKIRPGEIAKRVQTTVTKYYDRNGVLLWEDKGTGNYKLVVEGDQISKHLKHATVAIEDKDFYKHHGVSVSGLTRAVFSTASGGQVQGGSTLTQQLVKQVFFADEAGERGLKGIPRKIKEMILAIEVERMYNKDQILSLYLNESPYGGRRNGAESAAQTYFHKSAKDLTIAEAALLAGIPQNPSYFNPYNTAGNKALIERQHTILDYMTEQGYITQKEADEAKKYPILDNLYPQVEQTEGMKAPHFVMMVRSQLEKELGQAVVGRGGLTVKTTLDWRIQEKLENEMKAFFATGRPAAINAHNGASVVEDVQTGQIVALMGSRDFNYPGFGQDNAATAFVQPGSSIKPFVFTHLFSKRGSQAYGSGTILKDENIDSIYGAKLNNWDNKFMGDITIRRGLGLSRNTPAVKAMYIAGNGSPKPTVEFIRGLGNSEYCKQEEDSGGYGLSAAIGGCGAKQTELVNAYGTLARLGVRKKSTSVSEVINSQNETLLKWKDESKQAVDPQAAYITNDILSDRSSTLVTGSIPGVRASYKTGTSDKGNQPKDIWLASYTPALAMTLWLGNSDSRTLTSINSSTGLPVIQKVMSFAHTQVYQPAGKWKSSMWYTRPSGIKQNGKELYPSWWNQNQGQSSSKMTFDRISKKKATSCTPEGAREEVDVIKAVDPITKKESFSAPAGYNATADDDVHNCSDAKPRVASITASGSSNKYTIDVSVDGGKFGLATLDILVDGRSVKSSNISGNSASDRVSVNVSSGSHTITVNVRDEGYYTASSSKTVSDD; the protein is encoded by the coding sequence GTGAATAAGAGTAGTACGAACAGCAGCAATAAATCGCCTTCTAGTTCCAGGAAATCTGCGACAAAGCGATTAAGCTTGTATGCCAATCTGGCACATAAGCGTAAAGTTAAAAAAGATAAAGATTCGCGTGAGCGGGCTGAATATTTGGCAAGCTTGCCGAAGCATCCAGTGAAGCGATTTTTCTATCGCTTACATCCAAAGCGTTTAGCCAACTATTGGTTTTCAAAGCGTGGCGCAAAGATGGCGCTGAAAATTGCTGGTGTTACTCTGCTGTTGATGATCTTGTTTATCGGTGGGCTATTCGCATATTTCCGCAAAGACTTGGACAAGATTCGACCAGGTGAAATTGCCAAACGCGTCCAAACAACCGTTACCAAATATTATGACCGTAACGGCGTGCTACTCTGGGAAGATAAAGGAACCGGTAACTACAAACTGGTGGTTGAAGGTGACCAAATCAGTAAACACCTGAAACATGCTACCGTCGCCATTGAGGACAAAGATTTCTACAAGCACCATGGAGTCAGTGTCAGTGGTTTGACACGTGCTGTATTCTCAACGGCATCTGGAGGGCAGGTTCAGGGAGGATCAACATTGACTCAACAGTTGGTCAAGCAGGTATTCTTTGCTGATGAAGCTGGCGAGCGTGGTCTCAAAGGTATCCCACGTAAGATCAAAGAGATGATTTTGGCCATTGAGGTTGAGCGCATGTACAACAAAGACCAAATCTTGTCACTGTACCTCAACGAATCACCGTATGGAGGTCGTCGTAATGGCGCTGAATCAGCTGCACAAACATACTTCCACAAAAGCGCGAAAGACCTAACTATAGCCGAAGCAGCCCTGCTGGCAGGAATTCCGCAAAATCCATCCTACTTTAACCCATACAACACTGCTGGTAATAAAGCCTTGATTGAGCGTCAACACACAATCTTAGACTACATGACAGAACAAGGGTACATCACTCAAAAAGAAGCAGATGAAGCCAAAAAATACCCAATTCTTGACAATCTCTATCCACAAGTTGAACAAACTGAAGGTATGAAGGCACCACACTTTGTGATGATGGTCCGATCACAGCTTGAAAAAGAACTTGGCCAAGCAGTCGTTGGACGAGGCGGGCTGACCGTCAAAACAACACTAGACTGGCGCATTCAAGAAAAACTGGAAAATGAGATGAAAGCCTTCTTTGCGACCGGCCGCCCAGCTGCCATTAACGCTCACAACGGTGCGTCAGTCGTGGAAGATGTGCAGACTGGTCAAATCGTTGCCCTGATGGGTAGCCGTGACTTTAACTATCCAGGCTTTGGCCAGGACAATGCTGCCACAGCCTTTGTCCAGCCAGGTTCATCCATCAAACCATTTGTGTTTACTCACCTGTTCAGTAAGCGCGGTAGCCAAGCTTACGGAAGCGGCACCATACTGAAAGACGAGAATATCGACTCAATTTACGGCGCCAAGCTTAACAACTGGGACAACAAGTTCATGGGTGACATTACCATTCGCCGAGGACTTGGTCTGTCTCGTAATACCCCAGCAGTGAAAGCAATGTACATTGCTGGTAACGGTAGTCCAAAGCCAACTGTGGAGTTCATCCGAGGCCTTGGTAACTCAGAGTATTGTAAACAAGAGGAAGACTCTGGTGGTTACGGCCTATCTGCCGCCATCGGTGGATGTGGTGCTAAACAAACTGAACTCGTCAATGCCTATGGTACCTTGGCTCGCCTGGGTGTCAGGAAAAAGTCCACCTCAGTATCGGAAGTGATCAACTCTCAGAACGAAACCCTCCTGAAATGGAAAGATGAATCAAAGCAAGCCGTCGATCCGCAAGCCGCTTACATCACCAACGACATCCTATCTGACCGATCGAGTACATTGGTGACAGGAAGCATCCCAGGCGTGCGCGCTAGCTACAAGACCGGAACATCCGACAAAGGCAATCAACCAAAAGACATCTGGCTAGCGAGCTACACACCAGCTCTCGCCATGACGCTCTGGCTTGGTAACTCTGACAGCCGCACCCTGACTTCCATAAACTCGTCAACTGGTTTACCAGTGATCCAGAAAGTCATGAGCTTTGCACACACCCAGGTCTATCAGCCAGCTGGCAAGTGGAAATCAAGCATGTGGTACACCCGCCCATCTGGCATCAAACAGAACGGCAAAGAATTGTACCCATCATGGTGGAACCAAAACCAAGGACAAAGTTCGTCCAAGATGACATTTGACCGCATCTCTAAAAAGAAGGCCACTTCCTGTACTCCAGAGGGTGCACGAGAAGAAGTTGACGTGATCAAGGCAGTTGATCCAATCACCAAAAAAGAGTCTTTCAGTGCGCCAGCAGGCTACAACGCTACCGCTGACGACGATGTGCACAACTGTAGCGATGCCAAGCCTCGTGTCGCCAGCATCACCGCGTCTGGCTCGAGTAATAAATACACCATTGATGTCAGTGTTGATGGAGGAAAATTTGGTCTAGCTACGCTTGATATCTTGGTTGATGGACGTTCAGTCAAATCAAGCAACATCAGCGGCAACAGCGCCTCAGACCGCGTCTCAGTCAATGTGTCATCAGGATCACACACCATCACCGTGAATGTCCGCGACGAAGGATATTACACCGCAAGTAGCTCAAAAACTGTCAGCGACGATTAA
- a CDS encoding HNH endonuclease family protein: MRGTKLQCRRIMALFVVVLSVLAVWSSQLSQPKLAPVPAALQQQYFGSSNALDELNKLEVKGRAPKTGYTRKQFGNGWGKIDGCSVREVILARDLSDEKVGEGCKVLSGVLQDPYTGQTIHFQRGEKTSSKVQIDHVVALSDAWQKGAQNLSAIDREKIANDPLNLLASEGQANQNKGDSDASTWLPPNKDFRCQYVARQIAVKKKYHLWVTDAEKQASANVLEKCKG; this comes from the coding sequence ATGAGAGGGACAAAATTGCAGTGCAGGCGTATCATGGCCTTGTTTGTGGTGGTACTGTCGGTTTTGGCGGTGTGGTCGTCGCAACTGTCACAACCAAAGCTGGCTCCTGTACCGGCTGCTCTGCAGCAACAATATTTCGGCAGTTCGAACGCACTTGATGAATTGAACAAACTGGAAGTAAAAGGTCGTGCGCCCAAAACGGGCTATACGCGCAAACAGTTTGGCAACGGCTGGGGCAAAATTGATGGTTGCTCAGTGCGTGAAGTGATTTTAGCGAGGGACTTGAGTGATGAAAAAGTGGGCGAAGGCTGCAAGGTGCTTTCTGGTGTTTTGCAAGATCCATATACTGGTCAAACCATTCATTTTCAGCGTGGTGAAAAAACCAGTTCTAAAGTACAGATTGACCATGTGGTGGCGCTGAGCGACGCCTGGCAAAAGGGCGCGCAGAATTTGTCAGCGATTGACAGGGAAAAAATAGCGAATGACCCACTGAACTTGTTGGCGTCAGAAGGACAGGCAAATCAGAATAAGGGTGATAGCGATGCGTCAACTTGGTTGCCGCCTAACAAGGATTTTCGCTGCCAATATGTTGCCCGGCAAATTGCGGTGAAGAAAAAATATCACTTGTGGGTCACTGATGCTGAAAAGCAAGCCTCTGCCAATGTTCTGGAAAAATGTAAGGGTTGA